The DNA region GCAATCTTACTCAAATCATCACTTATGTCAATAACAACAAAAGGGATATGATTTTCTCTAAATTGCTTTGCAAGCTCAATTGTATAGATATTGTGATAGCAAATAACAAAGTGATTTTTTAATCTTGCTATTTTATTTACCATATTTCTCTCCCTAATGGCATTTACTAAAAAACCTTTTTTTAGGCTTTCTATAACAACACCTAAAGAAAATGTAAAAGCCCCAAAACCAGCAAAAATAAATGCCACAGTAAAGATTCTCCCAGCTGGAGAAATCTCAGCAACTTCGGTAAATCCGACAGTTGTAAAGGTCATCCCTGCTTGATAAAATCCATCACTTAAAGAAAAACCGCTAAAAACCATATATCCCAAAGTTCCAATTAGCATAAGCGAAACAATAAGAATTAATGGTAATCTAAACGGTTTTAACTGTTCGTAAAGCTCAAAGTTAAGATTTACATCAGGTTTTGAAGATCTTGTCCAGTTGAGAAATTTACGAACCCTATCCCAAAAAGACATTTTAACAAACTTTTATATAAAAACTATCTGGATTGTTTTTTCATAGTTCTTAAGGTTGAAGCTGCAACTTTTATTCTTCTAGTTGTTCCATCTTCTAAAACAACTCTTATGCTTCTAAGATTTGGTAAAAATCTTTTTTTATTTTTGTTGTTAGCGTGGCTTACGCTATGACCTACCAATGGGCCTTTTCCTGTAATAGCACATCTTTTTGCCATATTTTATCCTTTGAAAACTTAAATTTAAAAGGTTGATTATACCAAAAAATCTTCAAATCTTACTTAAATTTATTAAATTTCGTATTTTATTAGTTTTTATGATTTAAAAGGGTAAAATTCAAATTTTAAAATTAGTTATAAAAAATTTAAGGAATTTAAATGTATGTAGCGCCAAGTATTTTATCAGCTGATTTTGCAAATTTAGAAAGTGAAATAAAAGCAGTTTGTGAAGCTGGAGCCGATCTTATACATATAGATGTAATGGATGGGCATTTTGTACCAAATTTAACAATTGGACCTGTTGTAGTAAATGCAGCTAAAAAGTCAAGTTCCGTGCCTTTAGATATTCATCTAATGGTTGAAAATCCAAGCTTTTTTGTAGAGATGTTTTTAGGGATTAAACCTAAATTTATAGGATTTCATATTGAGGCTGAAAATCACCCTTTAAGATTAATAGATCACATTAGAAACAACGGAATTTCACCAGCTATTGTTTTAAATCCACACACGCCGATAAGTTCATTAAAGCATATCATAAATAGTGTTGATATGGTTCTTTTAATGAGTGTAAATCCAGGATTTGGCGGGCAAAAATTTATGCCTATTGTAATAGATAAAATAAAAGAATTAAAAGAGCTTATATATAAAACAAACTCAATTTGCATGATAGAAGTTGATGGTGGTGTAAATGGGCTTAATGTAGCTGAGCTTGATGAAGCTGGAGCTGATATAGTAGTAGCTGGAAGCTATATATTTTCATCAAATGATTATGAAACTGCAATTAGATCTTTAAAAGTATGAAAAAAGTTAATAAATTAGAAAATTTTATAGATTTGCTTTCTCAAAAATCAATTAATTATCATGACTTTTTAATAAAATCAAGTGAGATTGATGAGATAAAATTTGACCCAAAAGATTTTAATATGTGGCACGCTTCAGGACTTGAAGTGATAAAAAAGGATAATGGAAAAGTAACAATTGCTACAAAAGATAAAGAGATTAAAGATGAAATTTTTTGCATTACAGATATTGAGACAAATGGCGGCATAAAAGATGGACAAATCATAGAAATAGGAGCAGTAAAATTAAAAAATGGTCTAATTATAGACAAATTTAAAAGCTTTATAAAAGCTGATTTTATCCCTGAAGAAATTAGCAATTTAACTGGAATTGTAGTTAGTGATTTAGACAATGCTCCAAATTTAGCCACCGTGCTTGAGAAATTTAAACTTTTTTTAGGAACAAGTGTTTTTGTAGCTCATAATGTTAAATTTGATTATGATTTTATAAGCAAAAGTTTGGAAAAATTAGACTATGGAGTGCTTTTAAATAGGCGAATTTGCACCATTGAGTTAGCCAGACGAACAATACCATCTGCTAAATATGGACTTGGCTCATTAAAAGAGCTTTTAGGCATTCATAACGCTCATCATAGAGCCTTAAATGATGCAATAAGTGCAGCAATTATTTTTAAAGTAGCACTTGAAAGACTTCCTTGGACAGTTCAAACGGTAGAGGATTTAATACATTTTTCCAAAACAGCAAAAAGCGTTAAAATAGTAGAAAAGAAAGAGTAAATGTCAGTAGTTTTTGCAAAAATAAATTTGGATAATTTAAAACAAAATTTTTTAAATTTAAAAAAATTTGTTGGAGATGATATAAAGTTTTGTGCTCTTATAAAGGCAAATGCTTATGGGCATGGAAGCGTGGAAATAGCTAAAAGTTACGCTGAGTTTGGGGCGGATTATCTAGCAGTAGCAAGAGTAAATGAAGGTGAAGATTTAAGAAAAAATGGTATAAAGTTGCCTATTTTGCTCCTTGGATACAGTGATGAAGTAAAAAAAGCTCTATTAAACGACCTTGAACTTTGTGTTTTTAACTACGAATATGCAACCACTATAAATGAAATAGCAAAATCTTTAAATTTAAAGGCCAAAATTCATATCAAGCTTGATACTGGAATGGCAAGACTTGGTTTTATAGTACGCGATGAAAAAAGCATTTTAGAAACAACTTTAACTTGTTTAAAAATTTCAAAACTCTCAAACATAGAAATAGTTGGTGTTTTTACTCATTTTGCTAAATCAGATAGTGCTGATAAAAGCTTTACAAACCTACAACTTAAAAGATTTAATGCTCAAATTTATGATTTTGAGAAAAATGGGCTTAAAATACCATTAAAACATGTCTCAAACTCAGCAGCTATTTTAGATACACAAACTGCAAATTTAAATATGGTAAGAAGTGGAATAGTTGGTTTTGGATTTTATCCATCAGATGAAGTTAAAAAAAGCGTAGACTTAAAACCTGTTATGAGCCTTTATGCTATGATTTCAAATATTAAGATTTTAAAACCAAATACCCCAATTAGCTATGGTGGAGTTTACACAACAAAAGATTATGAAAAAATTATAACGATTTGCATCGGTTATGGTGATGGATTTTTAAGAGAGCAAAATAATCCAGAGGTTTTAATTAATAATGTAAAATGCCCAGTAGTTGGGCGAATATGCATGGATCAATGTATGGTAAAAGTGCCTTTTGATATGGAAGTTAAAGTTGGTGAATATGCAACAATTTTTAATGAAGGTGATTTTAACGCTTCAAATTTAGCCAGAAGATGCAATACTATAAGTTATGAAATTTTATCTTTAGTAGCTTCAAGAGTTAAAAGAATTTATTACAAAGATGGCAAAATTATAGATTAAATTTATCTTAAATTCACTTA from Campylobacter ureolyticus includes:
- the rpe gene encoding ribulose-phosphate 3-epimerase — encoded protein: MYVAPSILSADFANLESEIKAVCEAGADLIHIDVMDGHFVPNLTIGPVVVNAAKKSSSVPLDIHLMVENPSFFVEMFLGIKPKFIGFHIEAENHPLRLIDHIRNNGISPAIVLNPHTPISSLKHIINSVDMVLLMSVNPGFGGQKFMPIVIDKIKELKELIYKTNSICMIEVDGGVNGLNVAELDEAGADIVVAGSYIFSSNDYETAIRSLKV
- the alr gene encoding alanine racemase is translated as MSVVFAKINLDNLKQNFLNLKKFVGDDIKFCALIKANAYGHGSVEIAKSYAEFGADYLAVARVNEGEDLRKNGIKLPILLLGYSDEVKKALLNDLELCVFNYEYATTINEIAKSLNLKAKIHIKLDTGMARLGFIVRDEKSILETTLTCLKISKLSNIEIVGVFTHFAKSDSADKSFTNLQLKRFNAQIYDFEKNGLKIPLKHVSNSAAILDTQTANLNMVRSGIVGFGFYPSDEVKKSVDLKPVMSLYAMISNIKILKPNTPISYGGVYTTKDYEKIITICIGYGDGFLREQNNPEVLINNVKCPVVGRICMDQCMVKVPFDMEVKVGEYATIFNEGDFNASNLARRCNTISYEILSLVASRVKRIYYKDGKIID
- the rpmB gene encoding 50S ribosomal protein L28, with product MAKRCAITGKGPLVGHSVSHANNKNKKRFLPNLRSIRVVLEDGTTRRIKVAASTLRTMKKQSR
- a CDS encoding 3'-5' exonuclease, giving the protein MKKVNKLENFIDLLSQKSINYHDFLIKSSEIDEIKFDPKDFNMWHASGLEVIKKDNGKVTIATKDKEIKDEIFCITDIETNGGIKDGQIIEIGAVKLKNGLIIDKFKSFIKADFIPEEISNLTGIVVSDLDNAPNLATVLEKFKLFLGTSVFVAHNVKFDYDFISKSLEKLDYGVLLNRRICTIELARRTIPSAKYGLGSLKELLGIHNAHHRALNDAISAAIIFKVALERLPWTVQTVEDLIHFSKTAKSVKIVEKKE